A single genomic interval of Spinacia oleracea cultivar Varoflay chromosome 6, BTI_SOV_V1, whole genome shotgun sequence harbors:
- the LOC110803308 gene encoding xylan glycosyltransferase MUCI21 yields the protein MKKMKVEKLYRLMIVFFAFQVICFIFFIRTSTRHQEHETDKPTKVMGSSSSALGRRLSIQDGVSKQSLKMSSTTIRHLSSNPTLIEPTIICDRSHPLYDWCNLKSGSILEPNTATFFSRSSIHPLKVETIRPYPRKRDNKTMSNIREITLTTELSHSPCTIVHETPALVFSIGGFTGNLFHDFNDGFVPLFITINTLFPDQDVTLVITNYSEWWYGKYEAILPQFSNQTVINLDNQTVSHCFPSVVAGLISHGPMTINPTLIPHRKSFLDFRALLEEGYQKCLVWPPPKIKGRPRLVLVSRVGAVGRVILNQDNVIKLAQEEGFDVVVFEPSAYTYLCDVYRLMNGSHAIMGVHGAALTHSLFLQPGAAFIQVVPIGGDWLARTYFRNLAKGMKLEYIQYKIQPEESTLVDKYGKDHVLIRDPDSITATNWSALHNIYLRGQDVRLDMARFKTCLKNAYVKAKKLMEHQGLHVRRRSKIKKFIRPQVFTYTYGVM from the exons ATGAAGAAGATGAAAGTGGAAAAGTTATACAGGCTTATGATCGTATTCTTTGCATTCCAAGTTATTTGTTTCATCTTCTTCATTAGGACTTCTACTCGTCATCAAG AGCACGAAACAGATAAACCAACAAAGGTAATGGGGAGTTCATCATCAGCATTGGGTAGACGACTATCCATCCAAGATGGTGTTAGTAAGCAAAGTTTAAAGATGTCATCAACGACTATCCGACATTTATCCAGCAATCCAACCCTTATTGAACCCACAATTATTTGTGATCGATCCCATCCACTTTATGATTGGTGTAATCTTAAAAGTGGTAGCATTTTAGAACCCAACACCGCTACATTCTTTAGTAGATCATCGATTCATCCCCTGAAAGTGGAAACAATCCGGCCTTACCCTCGCAAAAGGGACAATAAAACCATGTCTAATATACGTGAAATCACCCTAACCACAGAGTTATCCCACTCTCCATGTACAATTGTTCACGAAACCCCAGCTTTAGTATTCAGCATTGGTGGCTTCACAGGCAACTTGTTCCATGATTTTAATGATGGTTTTGTTCCACTATTTATCACTATTAACACCCTCTTTCCTGATCAAGATGTTACCCTTGTCATAACCAACTACAGCGAATGGTGGTATGGTAAATATGAGGCTATACTTCCTCAGTTCTCCAACCAAACTGTTATCAACCTTGACAACCAGACAGTCTCACATTGTTTCCCATCTGTGGTAGCCGGCCTCATATCTCATGGACCAATGACTATTAACCCTACTCTTATCCCACATAGAAAGAGTTTCCTTGACTTTCGTGCTTTGCTTGAGGAAGGATACCAGAAGTGTCTTGTATGGCCTCCACCCAAGATCAAAGGTAGACCGAGGCTTGTGTTAGTAAGCCGAGTAGGGGCTGTTGGACGCGTCATACTAAACCAAGACAATGTTATAAAGTTAGCTCAAGAAGAAGGATTTGATGTGGTGGTATTTGAACCATCAGCTTACACATATCTATGTGATGTTTATCGGTTAATGAATGGTAGTCATGCAATCATGGGAGTTCATGGAGCTGCCCTTACACACTCCCTTTTCCTTCAACCTGGTGCAGCATTCATCCAAGTAGTGCCAATTGGAGGTGATTGGTTAGCAAGGACTTACTTCCGGAATTTAGCTAAGGGGATGAAATTGGAGTACATTCAGTACAAGATTCAGCCAGAGGAGAGTACTTTGGTTGACAAATATGGTAAAGATCATGTTTTAATACGTGACCCCGATTCCATAACAGCTACAAATTGGTCTGCATTGCATAATATTTACTTGAGAGGCCAAGATGTTAGGTTGGACATGGCAAGATTCAAGACATGTTTGAAGAATGCTTATGTTAAGGCCAAGAAATTAATGGAGCATCAAGGTTTACACGTCCGTCGTCGCTCTAAAATTAAGAAATTCATCAGGCCACAGGTCTTCACTTATACTTATGGTGTTATGTAG